AAAGTGAATTTCCTTTTAGTCCTAAAAATAAATCCAAGGCAATTAATCCTGGAACAAAATATTTGGCTTTAATTGGCACTGGAATAAAAAGCATCATCAACTCAGCATTAGGAAACATGAATGCAAAAGCCGTTAACAATCCATAAATTGCTCCAGAAGCTCCAAGTGATGGAATATTGTATGAAGCATAAAGTTGTTCCAATTTAGACAACGGCACTACATTTAAAATTTCTTGATTATATTTTCCTTCCCTAGAAATTATACCTATAACTTGATCTGAAATTCCTGCTTCTTTTAATGAATTTACAACAGAATTATATTCATAATATGAAAATCCTAAATGCAACAACGCTGCGCCAAGTCCACACGAAATGTAAAAGAATAAGAACTTTTTGGTTCCCCAAAAATGCTCTAATGGCGAACCAAACA
The window above is part of the Flavobacterium sp. PMTSA4 genome. Proteins encoded here:
- a CDS encoding rhomboid family intramembrane serine protease, with protein sequence MRMTETVKQLLIINIIFYIGSQFVDLAYPLFSLYYPENDLFRFWQPITSMFMHAPMPNLMHIVFNMFGLIMFGSPLEHFWGTKKFLFFYISCGLGAALLHLGFSYYEYNSVVNSLKEAGISDQVIGIISREGKYNQEILNVVPLSKLEQLYASYNIPSLGASGAIYGLLTAFAFMFPNAELMMLFIPVPIKAKYFVPGLIALDLFLGLKGNSLFGSGGTGVAHFAHIGGAITGFIMMWFWKKNQFNKNRWD